The sequence CCCTCTTGACAGTAGTGACTATTTCAGATAGAATTATATTAGAACCTGAAATAGTCTAAATTATAATTCATGGAGGTTACATGAATAAGAAGAATGTGCTTTTAATAGCATTAATTACAATTTTTGCATCTGCCATAGTTCCAAACACTATGTATGCTCAACAAACATCTCATGTAGAAAACAATAATAAGCCACAATGGTCAAATCTATGCAAATCCTATGCAACATCATTAGTTTTTGGTGGATTAACTGGTTCTATGACAAGTATTCTTGCAAGACATGCTGCGAATAAAGCATTTAAAATGTTTGCAAATCCAGATCCAAAACTAGATAATCCAGGGGCTTTTATAGTAACATTCATCTCAATTCTTTATGCAGAATATAAGTTACGAAATAGGCTCGTTGATGACGTAAACGAAAGCTTTAAAGATAATGCAATACAACATAAGAAAAATCTAACGGGTGATGCTGCATGGATCGCTTCATGGATTGTATTCTTAGTCTCATAATCGCTACTTACAAACTGTAGTTATATTTAGAACTTATCCGAAAATTAATTAAGTTCCTAAAATACCCATTAAATGGGCCTTTTGACAAGCTTGTTAATTTCAGTTAGAATTAATATGACTAAAGAAATAGACGATATGGCCATATAATTTATGGGGATTTAACTATGAACAAAAAAAATATCTTATTTACAGCTCTTGTGATGAGCGCAATAGCAAACACTACATATTCAAAAAATACTCACATATCAAACTTTGGTGAAGATGTTATTGATTTTAATGGCTCAAAAAAAAAGATAAAAGATCTTATCAATGATCCCGCATTTAAAAAGGTGCCTTTATTGCATTATTATTCTGACACTAGGCATTATAATTTTGAGGATCTGGGAACTATTGGATCTCCAAAAAGCCACTCTTTCAGTGATCCTACAGCTGCTCTAATTGGCATACAAAAAGAAGATAATGGAAAGATCTATTGGTGTGAAAATCAAAATTTTTTTGTTGTACGCACTGGTTCATTCAACGATTATAATCCATGCGAGGATTGTGTAGATTATATGGCAATGGTTGCTGCGATACATAAAAAACACGAAGCTATTGAACAAGAAATGCAAAAAGATTTGCAGTAATTTACAATAAAAAACATAAAAAAGGTCCTGTTTTTAAGCAGGACCTTTTTTTGTGTCTTTTTTTATTTATATTCTGGATCGAACAGTTCTGGTAATATTTCACACGTCGACGCTGATGGCTTTGGAATATTCAATACTTCTGCAAGTGTACTCGGTAATTGCAACGGTGTAACACGTTGACGTACATAACGGCGTTCAAATTTGCCTGGATAAAAAATAATGAGTGGTACATGAGTATCGTAATTATACGGGGTTTTATGCGCTGACCCTTCTTTCCAATGCGTAATCACGGTGTATGGATATGGCTGCACAACAAGAGAACCACTTCTTCCTCTGAATAACTGTTTTTTGATATGATCTTCGAGCGTATTAGCCTCAGTTGGCAGCTTTATCAGTTCATCATATGTCCATATATTTTTTATTCCACGCTCTTTCAATACACACAATTTTATATCATTCATGAGTGCAGTTTGTTTTTCGGAGCTCATTTTGTCCATCGCTACAGAATCAAGGACCAGTTCTTGTCCCTTATAACTCACCACAATATTGTTCAATGAATGTTTTTCTTTAATAACATCATTGATACCTTTAACAAATTCAACTCTATCTATTCGTTGTGCTTGTGTTAAACCTTCTTCATGAAGCAATTCTGGAATTGGCATCACACCGTGATCAGAAGTAAGCGCAAATAGCAGTTCATGTTTACCAATCACACGTAATGTTTTACGTATAAAACGTTGTAGCTGCCTATCTAGATGATAAATCATATCAATCGCTTCCATACTATTGGGACCGTACTGATGAGCAACTTTATCAAGCGGACTTAGACATACCCATAATAATAAACGGTCTCTGTGTTTTCTGCTGACATGATTTCTGATACATTCAAGCGAACAATCAAGAATATATTGGTTTGCTTGCGGTGTTTTTTCAAATAAATGATATGGGTTATTAGGATGAGATACATCTGGCACAGCAAGAGGAGTGTTGAGCATTGTTTCTTTTGAGCGGGTATACTCATAATTATTAATATTAAAAAATTGATATGCATACGGACTTTTTTGATACATACGCTGCCACGTGATTGAACCAAGTTCATTGAGATTATTATTGCTATTAAATAGTTGCACCCAATCTGGTAGCGTATCAAAATAAGCTTTACTTGAGGTAAAACGCCCTGAATGACAATCAATCCACAATGGCTTACCTAATTTACTTGCAGTGGCAATTGCTGAACGACTTTTTCCAGAAATACTATACACAGTAAATGCGCTGCGTGGTTCTGTCTGCAGAACACATTGATCGGACAAC comes from Candidatus Babeliales bacterium and encodes:
- a CDS encoding alkaline phosphatase family protein; its protein translation is MKKYNLICLYLLLFGLFLMQRTILARNTRPPRLTVVLVVDQFAHHYIDKLYPHFKYGLKYLIDHGVYFTNANYPTGQPGTATGHAGINTGTCADAHGFPSNTWYENGKKVACDDDNSGNAQVLAPKGVYDYGKSAHRLMVDGLSDQCVLQTEPRSAFTVYSISGKSRSAIATASKLGKPLWIDCHSGRFTSSKAYFDTLPDWVQLFNSNNNLNELGSITWQRMYQKSPYAYQFFNINNYEYTRSKETMLNTPLAVPDVSHPNNPYHLFEKTPQANQYILDCSLECIRNHVSRKHRDRLLLWVCLSPLDKVAHQYGPNSMEAIDMIYHLDRQLQRFIRKTLRVIGKHELLFALTSDHGVMPIPELLHEEGLTQAQRIDRVEFVKGINDVIKEKHSLNNIVVSYKGQELVLDSVAMDKMSSEKQTALMNDIKLCVLKERGIKNIWTYDELIKLPTEANTLEDHIKKQLFRGRSGSLVVQPYPYTVITHWKEGSAHKTPYNYDTHVPLIIFYPGKFERRYVRQRVTPLQLPSTLAEVLNIPKPSASTCEILPELFDPEYK